The nucleotide window GAGCCCCTCATCGGAGAACGGGAAGGCGAAGGTGAAGGGTGGCTGGATGACGAGTTTCCCGTGCGGTCGATGTACCCGTAGAGGTTTCCGTCGCGGACCGAGGCGAGCCCGTTGTGCAGGTGCGAGATCTCGGAGAACCTCATGCCCGTCACGTAGTGCCCGGCGTGGTCGATCAGGCCCATCGGTCGGCCACCAGCACCGGCGCGAAGCCTTCCTTAAAGTCGCCCGCCCAGTCGAACTGGGGCTGGATCACGATCTTCCCGGACGGAACCACGTACCCCATCCGCCCGCCGGTCTTGACCGCCGCCACGCCTTCCGAGAAGTCGGCGACGTCCTCGTAAATGGGCTGGATCGCCCACTGCCCCGTTTGTCGATGAACCCGGTGCCCTCGGGGACGCGCACGGCCGCGCGCCCGGAGTGGAAGTCGCGGGCGCCCTCGAAATCGTAGTCGATGATGTAGCTGCCCGAAGGCCGCTCACGGTAGACGGAGCGCCCCTCCCCGGTGTCGATGCGATCCCACGAATCGCCAAAATGGGAGACCGGGAATGTGGGGTTGATTACGATCTTTCCTTCTGTGTCCACATAACCCCACTGAGAGCCCACGCGGAAGCGGGCCAGTCCCTCGGAGTAGTTCGCGTCCATGTAGCCCCACTTGCCCTCGAACGACACCGGCGTAAGCCCGAGATGAGAAAGCTCCCGCCTGCGTGGCTGGCCGGACTCGACGAAGCTGCGCATCGTCTGGGTGGCAGTTCCTTCTCCCCTGCGCCCTGAGTCGCCGCAGGCCGCGAGGAGAAGGCACGATGCCAGGACGGGTGTGAGCATTATCGGCTTCATCTCGGGTCTCCAGTCGGAGGTGCGATTTGATGAAGGAAAAGCCACGCGAAGAACCGCCCGACGCGCGCCAGGCGCCCCGTTGCCGCGACTTCGCGGAAACGGCACCGTCATCGCAACGGTCCAGAAGCGATGAATCCGTAAAGGAATGCCAGCGGGAGGAGAATCACTGCGTCGGGCAGCATCACCATTTCGGGTCAATGCTCCGCATGGTAAACGGAGGACCGTCGGGGCAGCAAGAGATTTGATTGTGGGTCCACCGGCCGCAGCCTTTAGCTGCGAGGTCCAGGGTCCAAGCGTCAGCAGTGGACCGCGGCGGTCCCGGATCTCTGCGCGCCACACGACGCCGAAGTACCGGCTATCGAACGAACTCCTTGGTTTACAAGTTCGATCGGGATGGTTGAACGTCAAGGCGTAGTCGTTCACTCAGCCAACCCTAAACAGCCGCTACGGGCGCTGACAGGAATGCGCTATCGGCGATGCCGACTGATTAGCATTATGGACTGACCACTTTGATCCTAACTTTCCGATCACAGACGTGCCTGGAACGCTGACAGTCAGGCCGAAAAAGGCCAGCCACCTCGAGAGACTTCTACTCCCGATTTTCGACTGTTAGCCACTCAGGGACGGGACACTTCGCCTTCTCGAACGCTGTTTTGACTGTTGCTCTTATCACGTCGGCAGCTTCGGCCCGAGTCTGTGAAGGGAGCGCAGCCAGGAGAGTAGTCAGCGCTTCGGCAGCATTACCGCCGGCAATCACACTGAAGTACCACGACGTAAGCTTGGCCAGATTGGTGAAAACCATCCCATCCCCTTGCATAGCAACAACTTAGAAGGGGATAAGCTGCCAGTCGCACTACGCGGCCGCTCAACTAATCGCCACCCTCGAAGACGGCGACCCGGAAGGAAGTCTCCGGGCGAAGGTCGGCCGCGACGCCCGTCGCGGTATCACCCACCTGCTGCCGGTGCAGCGCGCATCGTACGTGCGGTGCTCGTGCCCCTCGAGGTAGTAGTTCCCCTGTGGGCCAGCGAGAGGAGGGTCTACGCCGAGCGCATCCAGCAAGGCCGGCTCGTGAAACGGAGGGCCAATCCCGCCGAGAATGGTCGAGTCCTACGCTGTACCTGGAGGATGAGCAGGTGCCCGAGATCGCGGCGATTGTTGAGGCAGCTTCGGGCGTGATCGACCTGGCTCGGGTCGAGCCCGTCTTCTCGACCGGCGGTGCCCGAGGTGCGGGATTCAGTGATCCGCTGCAGAATGAACGCGCAGAACGGGCCGCTGTCGCCCTGGTCGTGGGCCGGTACGTGGACGCGGGCTGGGACGTCGAGTCGGTCGAGCACGCCGGGTGCGGATACGACTTGGATTGTCGCCGCGGTGACACGGTGGAGCATGTGGAAGTGAAAGGGGTGCAGGGCGATCAGCAGGAGTTCTTTTTGACGGTGGGCGAGTTCCGCCGAGCGAGAGACGACCCCGACTTCGTCCTGGCTGTGGTCACGTCAGCTCTGTCGGATGTTCCGGTAGTGAGCGAGTTTCGCGGGAGCGAGTTTCTGGCCGTCTTCCGGCTCGATCCCGTCCAGTACCGTGCAGCCCCTGAGAAAGCTACGTCTGTAATGCACCATCCGGTCATCTCGCGGGCCATGCGCTCTTGACTGGATGCGGGTGGCGGTGGACGATTGGTTGACGCTCGCGGGTAGCCCGTCGCCGCTCCATCCGCGACCCGTTACTTATGAATATCTCGTGGACTGACCTTCGCCCCCTCAAAGGATCGCAGCACGCCGCGTTCGAAGAGCTGGTGTGCCAGCTCGCCGCGGGTGAAACCGTTCCGAAAGGCGCGCGCTTCATCCGCATCGGCGCTCCTGATGCGGGCGTCGAAGCTGTGTGGATCCTGCCAAATGGTGACGAGTGAGGCTGGCAGGCCAATTACTTCATGGCGACGCCGGGCAATTCGCAGTGGAAGCAGATCGACGAGTCCGTCGAGACGGCTCTGCTCAAGCGGCCGCGGCTGACGCGCCTGACGATCTGCACCCCGCTCGACAGACAGGATCCGGGATACCGAACCAGCACTGGTTCATGGACCGGTGGAACCAGGGTCAACCAGTGGACGGCCGCGGCCGGCACCCGCGCGGTCGATTTCGGTTACTGGGGCCAGTTCGAAATCCTCGAGCGCCTGGCACGGGAAGAGAATCGCGGCCGAACCTACTTTCGGTTCAACGCCGAGGTTCTTACAGGCGATTGGTTCCGCGCCCGGCTCGACGAATCGATCGCCAACGCGGGTGCGCGGTACACTCCCGAGCTGAACGTGAATCTCCCCATCGTTCACGTGTTTGACGGACTCGGGCGCAGGCCCGAGATCTTCCGTGATCTGAAGAGTCAGCTACGGGACATCCGGAAGAGCCACGCAGGCTCGGTGAGCCCTACTGTCCGCGAGATCGCTCCGGCTGGCTTCGACCTGCTTGATGCGGACATCGCGCGCCTTCGGGAGGCCATCGGCGCGATTCCGGAGCAGGTGGGCTGGATCGATTGGGAAACGATCCGCCATATCTGCACCGCAGCGGCGGACCATGCATCGGGATTCACGGACCTCTTCGGGGCCGAGAAGAGGGCCCGGCGAGAACGTGCAGCCTCCCAGCCCAAGGACTCGCGGCACTCCGGGAACGGGGGAAACGCACGAGCGGGGACGGACTCGGTGCCGTCCCCGCCCTTGCGCTTCCGCCACCGGCTCGGCTCCGTCTTAGTACATGTCAGCCATGCCGCCGGACGCCGGCACGTCCTGACTCCGGACCATCTCCGGCCGCTCCACGACGACCGACTCGGTGCTTAAAAGGAGCCCCGCAATCGACGCTGCGTTCTGCAGCGCGGTGCGTGTGACCTTTGTGGGGTCAATCACGCCCGCTTCCACCAAGTCCTCGTACTCGTCGGTGCGGGCGTTGTATCCCCAGTGCGCGTTCCCGCTCTCGCGCACTCTCGCCACCACGATTGAGCCCTCGACGCCCGCGTTCTGAGCAATCTGACGGATCGGCTCCTCCAGCGCTCGCTCAAGAATGCGTATCCCCGCCTGCTGATCCACGTCGTCCACCTTCAAATCGTGTAGCGCCGCCTGGGCGCGAAGCAGCGCGACACCGCCGCCAGGGACAATTCCCTCCTCCACCGCCGCGCGTGCCGCGTGCAGCGCGTCCTCTACGCGGGCCTTCTTCTCCTTCATCTCCGTCTCGGTGGCCGCACCCACGTGGATCACTGCCACGCGGCCCGCCACCTTGGCCAGACGCTCCTGTAGCTTCTCGCGGTCGTAGTCAGATGTGGTTCTTTCGACAGCCGCACGAATCTCTCTGATGCGGGCTTGGATGACCTCGATCTCCCCGGCTCCGTCCACCAGGACCGTATTGTCTTTGTCCACTAGGACGCGCTTTGCGCGGCCCAGGTCGCCGAGCACGGCACTCTCGAGAGTGAGGCCGACTTCCGCGCTGATTACGCGGCCGCCAGCGAGCACGGCGATGTCTTGCAGCATTTCCTTGCGGCGATCGCCGAAGCCAGGGGCTTTTACCGCGCAGACTTTGAGCGTGCCACGCAACTTGTTTACGACCAACGTCGCCAGCGCCTCAGCGTCAACGTCCTCGGCGATGATCAGAAGCGGCCGGCCCACCTGCGCTACCCTCTCAAGCACTGGCAGCAGATCCTTCATGCTGCTGATCTTCTGTTCGTGAATGAGGACAAGGGTCTCCTCAAGCACCGCCTCCATCCGGTCAGGGTCGGTGACGAAGTATGGCGACAGGTAACCGCGGTCGAACTGCATCCCCTCCACCGTTTCCAGCACGGTCTCCAAGCCTTTCGCCTCCTCCACGGTGATGACGCCGTCCTTTCCGACCTTCTCCATTGCTAGGGCGATCAATTCCCCGATCTCCTCGAAGCCCATAGGCTGCTGGAAATCTGCGCTCCCGAGCGACACTTCCGCCCTCCTGCGCTCGTGAAGGGCGCGAATAGCGCGGTCGAGTCGGGTAAACGCATGATCTGACGCCGCTTCTGCCAGCATGCCCGCTTGGTCCGCCGTCAGCCCAGCCGTCTTCGCCGCCGTCCAAAAGGTCATGGGTAGCGTAGCAGAGACGCTAACCCGGTGGTCCGCAACTTTGCCGGGGAGAGGCGGGAGGGCGTAGTCCGCCGCCAGATCACCAATGGTAGGCGCAGGGTTGTTCGCGTCGTCTAGCGCGATGAGTTCATCGAGCGTCACCGTGTCGACGCCGGATTCCACCGGTTCCCGGGACGACGCAGCCCCCCCGGTACCCGCCGAGATGTTGCCGACCTGTGCGATCTCGCGCCGGCTCGTGACCGGGACGGACATTCCCTTGAGCTCGGCGACCACCTTCTCCACGGCCTTGTCGATGCCACGCTTAAGCGCCATCGGGTTCGCGCCGGCGGCGACCATTCTCAGACCTTCGCGGAAGATCGCTTGGGCTAGTACTGTGGCGGTGGTGGTTCCGTCGCCGGCAAGGTCGCTGGTCTTAGTAGCCACTTCCTTGACCATCTGCGCACCCATGTTCTCGATTGGGTGCTCCAGCTCCACTTGTTGAGCGACGGTCACGCCGTCCTTGGTGATCAGGGGCGCCCCAAACCTACGGTCGATTACGACGTTACGGCCCTGGGGCCCCAGCGTCACCCGGACGGCGTCGGCCAGCTTGTCCACGCCGCGCCGGAGCGCAGTGCGGGCGTCAGTTCCAAAGGTGAGTTCCTTGGCAGCCATCGCTCAGCTCACTTGGTGGTGAGGGAGAGGGCCGGTTGCCGGATCTTCCACGTGCCGAGGTTCCGGGCCAGCTGGCTCGTCTCGGCCTCGAGGGCCTTGATCAGGAACTTGGGATCGGAAACTGTCTTCACGATCCGGAAATCCGGAGGCAGGTGCTTGAACTTCTCGTTCAGCTTGTCACGAAGTCCCTGGCTCAAGTCCGCCTGGAATTGCGTTTCCCGCTCGGAGGTCATCACGAAGATGTAGAATCCCACCCGGATGTACATCGGAGTGTTGGACTCGGTAGCAATGCGATTGCAGATCTCGATCACCGTGTTTTCGACTGCCGTCTGCGACGAAATTCCTTCGGCGCCGACGGCGTCCACGAGCACGCCTACAAAACGCTGCCATGCCTCGCCCTTCCGTGCCTGCAAGTCTGACGGCGAATCCCAGGCCACGCGGAAGCGCTGCTCGTCGAATTGCTGGAAGTTCGTCGCAATCGTCGGGCAGAGTTCATTGATCAGCTTTTCATATCCCGCGAGCGGGTGTTCCGCGTTCCACGGATTGCATTCCCGCGGGGAAGCGCCATCGACGACCGCGAGGCGGACAGCTTGGTAGCTCGTGCTCATCACGGGATCTGAGGTAAGTTCATGAACGTGCGAGGCGCAGCAGGTTCGCAGCGACGCGTGAGGGGATGTTCTCCGGGATCTCCCTCGGCGTCCATCCGCCGAGATCGGCAGCCAGTTCTTCGGCGGCGGAAGTCCAGTCGGCAACCAGACTCTGCTCACGTGGCGTGACCAGCCCGATTTCGCCTGCCGCGGCCGGAATTGCCGCCAGCGTTTCCAGCACCCGCTGGTACTCGTCCTGAGACGCGTTTCCCTTCACCACCTTCGGCAGGTGAGCGAGTGCCACGTCTCGGAGTTTCTGTACCTTCCCCAGGCTCAGATCCTCTGTCTTCCAGAGCGCCGATACGAGGAGGACCGAGGCCAGGATCTGGACTGCAGTCGCCGAGACGTGAAGCGTAGTTGGTATGTCGATCTGAGAGGCGTCGCAAAGGGCGCACGCGAGGCTACCGTTCACGACAAGTAGGCTGCTCCAGAGGGCACCGTAGGCTACGCTCAGCAGGATCGTCGTGAAGAACACGGGGCGGACCGACTGCCGGAACGTGACATACGCCGTCCGAGCGTGCGTAAGGAGCAAAATAAAACTGAGCGCAGTGCCAAGGACTATGAAGAGAATCGACTTGGAAACCGGGCGGGGGGTCTGAGAAACCGTGTCGATGTAGCGCGACGAGAATCCCAGTGCACCCAGCAGGATGAACAGGGAGGGTCCGATCAGCCAGGGCGCGGCGTACTCAAGGCGGGCGGGCCAGTACACCCATTCGCGGGATTTCGACATGCGAATCGACAGTCCGAATAATGGCGCAGCGGCGCATCAACCTTGATCCCAACATACCTTTCTTCAAACTGACGCACCAGATTTCGACTTGTCATCCGTCGTTCGCACGAGGCGAGCGCGGTGGGACTCCTGCGCGTGGTGATCCGGGGTGGGTCACCCGTTGCACGCATGCAACGAAACCGCAGCGGTGCGGGAGCATCCCGCGGGCGCGGAGCGCTGACGCTTGAGCCCGGGTGAGCCAGGTGAGCACCGGCCGCATCGTGCTCCCGGACGAAGTGCTCGGCATGCCTCCCGAGAAGCAGCAGCTGCTCGTCCGTGGCCACCGGCCTCTGTACGTCGACAAGCTGAACTACCTCGAGATGCAGGAGGTCCGTGGGCTTTATAAGCCAAATCCGATGTACTGAAGTGGAGTTACTTCGGGACTTGGGGAATAAGAGCTCGTCGGCACCTATTGTCGGGGCGCTTTCCCTCCTCTTATTCCGTTGGGCACCTACGCACTTCGGGTTGATTTTAAGCGCGCGCGCCGCAAATGGGCGGTCCGGTGTCGGAGAATGGAACTCAGTACGTAAATGCGATCACCAGAGGAATCGCAGATGTTCGCCACACGATTCGCGTCACGGTAACGGCCCCATTTCGCGTAGCGCTGCCCTATCGCACGACAGAGCGTATGACGCGATGCAGCCAACCGGATATTTGTATATACCGCTTCTGCGGCGGGCAAGCTGTCTTGGAGCACAAGCGCAATCCCCAGCCCCTCGAGTGCGCGTCCGCGTTCTACCTCATCGCGGATTGAGGCGGTGAGCCGCCGCGATTCCGCAATGTGGCCAGCAGTAGAAAGCCGCAAGGCGGCCGCGGCGCGCGCGGAGTCGGCACCCGCGACTACGATTTTCCGCAGGCGCAGATCGGCGGACTGCATGGCGTTGGTTCGCAGGTACTCCGTGGCCACCCTCACTCGCCATGGACCCATGCGCGAATGCTCTTCCTCATACGCTGGACACTGGCGGAGCGCGGCCTCGAGCGCGGCAAAGCCGCGTGAGTGATCACCCTCGTCTAGCAAGTACGAACCAATGTCAATCAGCGAGTCGCAGCGCTTTCCGGGTATGGTCGCGAATTTAAGGGCAGAGTCGGGCATTCCGAGGGAAAGGTACAGTTTTCCAACAATGCTCTCGTTCCAACCTCGGTTCGCATAGACGCTTCCCGACGTGTCGAGGGTGTACGCGACGACCTCGGCGCGTTGCCTTTCTCCAGCGTTGAATAGGAGTTCCACGGCACGACTGTACATCAGGCCTTCAGCCCCGAGGTACTCACCACTCGGAGGTCCCTTGAAGTCCCCGAGCGCAATTCTCGCCTCTCGGATTTTCTGAGACTGGAACAGTACCGATGCCATGGCTAGGACCGCCTCGTCCCGGGACACGCCGCTCGAGAGGCGGCGTACGACCTGCAACGCGGTATCCAGTCCCGCGGCCAAGGCGATTCCGCCGGCAACAATCCCCACATAGTTCTCGTTGCCGTCAAGCGGAGCACGCGCGGCTGTGGTGAGTACCTCGGGAAGCATTCCCGCACGCGCGAAGTGATCGATTGCTGCGATCAATTCCTGTTCCGCGACACGGTTCGGGTTAATCGACCCCATGCCCGGTAGTTGGCTCGCAGCCCAGAATGCGGCGGTCGCCTCCTCGATTCTCCCAGCACGCCCAAGTACTTCCGCGGCACGCACCAGTTCCTGCTTCTCTCTTCGATTCTGTATAGATCGGTCAATCTCCACCGCGGTGAGCGACAACTCCGCCGGAGCATTGATTTCCTGCGCCACGTCGGCGATATGGACCAGTGCCTCCAGCCGCCCAAGGCTGTCGGGCAGGCTGAGTGCACTGGCTCGCGCATCAGTTAGGGACCGCTCGCGCGCCGATGCAGGTCTGAGATGGGAAAGCCCGCGGGCCACGTCGGCAAGCACCCAAGCCCGGGCGATCGGCGTTTTGGTCGCGGCGGTCAGCGCAGACGCGGAGTCCGGGTGGATTTGACCTAGGGCCTCGGCCATTCGTGCAATTAGTCCCGTGGTGTCGTTCTGGACGAGGTGCCCTAGACGTAGAGCCTGCTGCAGAACCCGGCCCGCCGCTGGTACGTGGCCGAGTTGGAGTAGGCTGTCCGCGACAATGGCGAGCATGGCTGCCCGCTCGGCGGGTGCGCGAACAAGGGCGGCGGCGGCAAGCGCCTTCTCAACAGAACCACCTTCGGCCAGCGCGAGGGTCAGGGTAGTCAGGGTCGCCCCATCGTCGTCGTCGTGGAAGAGGGTCGCCAGTCGTATGGCCTCCTTTTCGGCGAGCCGTGCTTGAACCGGATTCGAGTTATTCACGCTGAGTGAGACGCTTCCAAGAAGAAGCATTGCTACCACTGCGACCGCGAGTTGCGCACGGAATGCCCATAGAGCCTCCGCGATCATTCGGCGGGCGTCCTCTGTGACCGCAAATCGACGCAGTCGGACCGCCTCGCTGAGCGGCAAAGGCGTCGCAATCCGGTCACGAAGCCGCCGCCGTCCAGGGGCAGTTGGCGCGCTACGCGTCTGCAACAGCCACATCTCCAGGCGGGCCTCCGCGTTGCGCTTTTTTACCAAAAAGGGATCAGGGGCGTCGTGCAGGAGTTTCGCTAACTGGTCGTGGATGAGTTCGAACTTGTCCGGAGCCTCCGCGGTGCTCGCAGGAAGCCGATTTACTAGTAGCAGGCGCTCAAACGCACGTAGTACTCTGTCGAGGGTTTTGGCATCCAGTGATCGGAGGCTGGGCGCTTTCAGCAACTCGTTCGCAGCCAATGTGAGGCGGATCCCCCCTGGGGAGAGTTCCTGGAGGACAGTGAGGGCGATCGAACCATCCACGCCTGTGGTCTGGCTGACTTCGCTTCGCACGTCCTCCAAGAAGTCGCGCACAAGCCCCTCGCGCCCTCCGCGCGCGCGGTACCGCTCGACAGAGAGTTGCGCCGGGCCCTCCCTTTGCAACATTCGGCCAACGCCCTGGAGTTCGGCGGGTAGCACTGTCCACGGTTCGCGTTGCGAGACTCGTTTGTCGCGGGGCGGCCGGAGGAGGTCACGGGCGAGGGTCGCCGCCAGGTCGTCCATCTGCTGCGCGCGCAGGGGATCACCGTCCACGAACTCCGAAAGGATCTCCTCGGTGACTTGTCGCGCTTCGGCCTCACGGAACGGCTCAAGCATGTGCAGCATGGAAAGCGACAGTACTCGCTCGCTGGGATCAACCTGAAGGAGCAGCACGAGGAGCAGATCAAGTCGGTCGCGACGGAGCGCGACGGCCACGCGTGCGCGGTTATCGGCGACTAGGTCGTGGAGCAACGATAGGAATGCTACACGCTCATCGCTGCTGGAATGCAGAAACAACTCCTCGAACTGATCGATGACGATGATCAGTGGACGGCGGTCCACTGCGGCTGGCCAGGCACTTCTAATAAGCGTTGCGGCACGGGTTGGCGGAAATTCCCTGCTCGGTACATGTGGCAGGTTCACAGCGCGGGCAAGTTCACCAAATGGATTGTCGTGTACCCGCAATTGCACCACCTCAGCCCAGGCCCGCATTTCAGGAACAAGTGCCGCATTCAACAGGGAGGACTTGCCGCACCCTGCCTCACCAGC belongs to Longimicrobium sp. and includes:
- a CDS encoding WG repeat-containing protein, encoding MGYVVPSGKIVIQPQFDWAGDFKEGFAPVLVADRWA
- a CDS encoding DUF3883 domain-containing protein produces the protein MPEIAAIVEAASGVIDLARVEPVFSTGGARGAGFSDPLQNERAERAAVALVVGRYVDAGWDVESVEHAGCGYDLDCRRGDTVEHVEVKGVQGDQQEFFLTVGEFRRARDDPDFVLAVVTSALSDVPVVSEFRGSEFLAVFRLDPVQYRAAPEKATSVMHHPVISRAMRS
- the groL gene encoding chaperonin GroEL (60 kDa chaperone family; promotes refolding of misfolded polypeptides especially under stressful conditions; forms two stacked rings of heptamers to form a barrel-shaped 14mer; ends can be capped by GroES; misfolded proteins enter the barrel where they are refolded when GroES binds); translation: MAAKELTFGTDARTALRRGVDKLADAVRVTLGPQGRNVVIDRRFGAPLITKDGVTVAQQVELEHPIENMGAQMVKEVATKTSDLAGDGTTTATVLAQAIFREGLRMVAAGANPMALKRGIDKAVEKVVAELKGMSVPVTSRREIAQVGNISAGTGGAASSREPVESGVDTVTLDELIALDDANNPAPTIGDLAADYALPPLPGKVADHRVSVSATLPMTFWTAAKTAGLTADQAGMLAEAASDHAFTRLDRAIRALHERRRAEVSLGSADFQQPMGFEEIGELIALAMEKVGKDGVITVEEAKGLETVLETVEGMQFDRGYLSPYFVTDPDRMEAVLEETLVLIHEQKISSMKDLLPVLERVAQVGRPLLIIAEDVDAEALATLVVNKLRGTLKVCAVKAPGFGDRRKEMLQDIAVLAGGRVISAEVGLTLESAVLGDLGRAKRVLVDKDNTVLVDGAGEIEVIQARIREIRAAVERTTSDYDREKLQERLAKVAGRVAVIHVGAATETEMKEKKARVEDALHAARAAVEEGIVPGGGVALLRAQAALHDLKVDDVDQQAGIRILERALEEPIRQIAQNAGVEGSIVVARVRESGNAHWGYNARTDEYEDLVEAGVIDPTKVTRTALQNAASIAGLLLSTESVVVERPEMVRSQDVPASGGMADMY